The following proteins are co-located in the Megalobrama amblycephala isolate DHTTF-2021 linkage group LG12, ASM1881202v1, whole genome shotgun sequence genome:
- the LOC125280050 gene encoding beta-1,4-galactosyltransferase galt-1-like — translation MDKRTFKTFFALSCTITIIFTLILTYTSNYSLSQYVVPFYNVPKISEAFNSITPIKDSEHFMVSAFIDHRLDGVIRIISIIKRNNLQPLYCVYCITVHDCKTVQADVQIHSDHFGFPFHVSDVICKGKHMENATHVLISTKDSDNNNTEYLPIKNRVSTNTFKFNFTVCISSLFGEYNNVLQFAQTMEMYKLLGVQHVVIYKTSCGPDLEKLLKHYETEGILEIVSWPIDKFLNPSPGWNFQEHKGDLHYYGQLVTLNECIYRHMYQSRYVLLNDIDEIIMPYKHTNLLSLLEDLQSAHPSVNVFIFESHIFPTTQFEDSGKFKRAEWNNIPGVNIMEHIYREPDRKYVFNPAKMIVNPRKVKQTSVHSSLKYYGDIYHVKFDVSRMVHVREPMQANLTKDQLFVDKRVWDFEQKLIQNVDQALKLSGLLQM, via the coding sequence ATGGataaaagaacatttaaaacattttttgctcTATCATGTACTATCACTATTATTTTCACACTGATTTTGACATATACAAGCAATTATTCTCTTTCCCAATATGTGGTTCCATTCTATAATGTGCCAAAAATCTCAGAGGCTTTCAATTCAATAACGCCCATCAAAGACTCGGAGCATTTCATGGTGTCTGCGTTTATTGACCACAGACTGGACGGGGTCATTCGAATCATTAGCATAATCAAGAGAAACAATCTTCAGCCACTTTACTGTGTTTACTGCATCACTGTACATGACTGCAAAACTGTTCAGGCAGATGTCCAGATACACAGTGACCATTTTGGCTTCCCATTTCATGTCTCAGATGTGATTTGTAAAGGCAAGCACATGGAAAATGCAACACACGTCCTCATATCAACTAAAGATTCAGACAACAATAATACGGAGTATCTGCCAATAAAAAATCGTGTCAGTACAAATACTTTCAAGTTTAACTTCACCGTTTGCATCTCCAGCCTTTTTGGCGAATACAACAATGTACTGCAGTTTGCTCAAACTATGGAGATGTACAAGCTTCTGGGTGTACAGCACGTGGTCATCTATAAAACTAGTTGTGGACCAGACCTGGAAAAGCTCTTAAAACATTATGAAACAGAGGGGatactggagattgtttcttGGCCTATCGACAAGTTTCTGAACCCATCCCCGGGCTGGAACTTCCAGGAACACAAGGGCGATCTCCATTATTACGGTCAGTTAGTAACACTCAACGAGTGCATTTACAGACACATGTATCAATCCAGGTACGTTCTCCTGAATGATATTGACGAGATCATCATGCCGTACAAACACACCAATTTATTATCTCTTTTGGAGGATCTCCAGTCTGCTCATCCCAGtgtaaatgtattcatttttgaGAGCCACATATTCCCCACAACACAGTTTGAGGACAGTGGGAAGTTCAAACGAGCAGAGTGGAATAATATTCCTGGTGTCAATATCATGGAGCACATTTACAGAGAACCTGATCGAAAATATGTTTTCAATCCTGCAAAGATGATTGTCAACCCAAGGAAAGTGAAGCAAACATCAGTACATTCCTCCTTGAAATACTATGGAGATATTTATCATGTTAAATTTGATGTGTCTAGGATGGTACATGTGAGAGAACCAATGCAGGCGAATCTTACAAAAGACCAACTGTTTGTAGACAAAAGAGTCTGGGACTTTGAGCAAAAACTGATACAGAATGTTGACCAAGCGCTGAAACTTTCAGGTTTGCTGCAAATGTGA